In Clupea harengus chromosome 13, Ch_v2.0.2, whole genome shotgun sequence, one DNA window encodes the following:
- the LOC122133382 gene encoding CUB and zona pellucida-like domain-containing protein 1 — protein sequence MATEIKVPNQIRYGWFMKCPRDNTFSTHVSGSRSYARFSFQAFKFLRAHPSVYLQCKVLICPANDYSSRCCQGCRTRKIRSLGSQLQMAIMVLGPITLKDVEKSAVEKLEDKVAKVDA from the exons ATGGCGACAGAAATTAAAGTGCCAAACCAAATCCGTTACGGTTGGTTTATGAA GTGTCCGAGAGACAACACGTTCTCCACCCACGTGAGCGGTTCACGTAGTTACGCACGGTTCAGCTTCCAGGCTTTCAAGTTCCTGCGGGCACACCCCTCTGTGTACTTGCAGTGCAAGGTCCTAATCTGTCCTGCGAACGACTACAGCTCCCGCTGTTGCCAGGGTTGCCGCACCCGCAAGATTCGAAGCCTGGGCTCTCAGCTCCAGATGGCCATCATGGTGCTGGGGCCTATCACGCTGAAAG ATGTGGAGAAGTCTGCAGTGGAGAAGCTTGAGGACAAAGTGGCTAAGGTCGATGCCTGA
- the LOC105900815 gene encoding deleted in malignant brain tumors 1 protein isoform X3, translating into MAHFGNGSGQIWLDDVSCTGHESSLSQCRHYGYGNHNCGHHEDAGVVCQADHTSCRHNCGYNVGSCSCTSSCQRYGNCCPDYNDYCYSTTTAEPATTNVNPQCGGYLSGSGSFSSPYYPNYYHDNAHCVWRLSAPSGQRILLTFADLELERCCDCDYITVYDGPSVYYSQLGQLCYNSSLDTFHSSSSDMTVVFRSDREGVSRGFRAEFISSLPTDKGRVECSSDNMNIVISRSFLSSQGYSGHDLYINDEHCRPTINNYQVVFNFPLNRCGTVREFERGRVIYQNAVRGHGSSSGEITRQSGFKLSVACHMEKDSVSQIMYEAFEGIDFNITGTGRFNTTMAFFTSGSFYQQIYESPYKVSLNEYMYVQVSLRRDDSSLVLFLDTCVASPNPHDYADYRAYYLLVNGCPRDNTFSSHVSGSRSYARFSFQAFKFLRAHPSVYLQCKVLICPANDYNSRCRQGCRTRKTRSLGSQHQTATMVLGPITLEG; encoded by the exons ATGGCTCATTTTGGAAACGGCAGTGGACAGATCTGGCTGGATGATGTCAGCTGCACTGGCCATGagtcgtctctctctcagtgcagaCATTATGGCTATGGCAACCATAACTGTGGCCACCATGAAGATGCTGGGGTAGTCTGTCAAG CCGACCATACCTCCTGTAGGCACAACTGTGGCTACAACGTTGGCAGCTGCTCCTGCACAAGTTCCTGTCAACGCTATGGAAACTGCTGTCCTGACTACAACG aTTACTGCTACAGTACAACAACAGCAGAACCAGCTACAACAA ATGTTAATCCACAATGTGGAGGGTACCTTAGTGGTTCTGGATCTTTCTCCAGCCCCTACTATCCCAACTACTATCATGACAATGCCcactgtgtgtggaggctgtcCGCTCCCTCTGGGCAGAGGATCCTCCTGACATTTGCAGacctgga GCTGGAGCgctgctgtgactgtgactaCATCACCGTGTATGACGGCCCCTCGGTATACTACAGTCAGCTGGGTCAGCTCTGCTACAACTCCTCTCTGGATAccttccactcctcctccagcgACATGACCGTGGTCTTCCGTAGTGATCGTGAAGGAGTGAGTCGTGGTTTCCGGGCAGAATTCATTAGCTCCCTGCCAACTGATAAAG GCAGGGTTGAGTGTTCCTCAGACAACATGAACATTGTCATTTCAAGATCTTTCCTGAGCTCTCAGGGATACAGTGGTCATGATCTTTATATCAATGATGAGCACTGTCGGCCAACTATCAACAATTACCAGGTGGTGTTTAACTTCCCTCTCAACCGCTGCGGAACTGTGAGAGAG TTTGAAAGGGGTCGGGTCATTTATCAGAATGCCGTGCGGGGACATGGATCCAGTTCTGGGGAGATCACACGTCAGTCAGGGTTCAAGTTGTCTGTTGCCTGCCACATGGAAAAAGACTCTGTTTCACAGATAATGTATGAGGCATTCGAGGGAATTGACTTTAACATCACTGGAACTGGGCGTTTCAACACCACCATGGCTTTCTTCACCTCCGGAAGTTTCTACCAGCAAATCTATGAGAGTCCCTACAAAGTCTCTCTTAATGAGTACATGTATGTTCAAGTAAGCCTAAGGAGAGATGACAGCAGCCTCGTCCTCTTCCTGGACACATGTGTGGCCTCACCAAACCCACATGACTATGCTGACTACCGCGCCTATTATCTACTGGTCAATGG GTGTCCGAGAGACAACACATTCTCCTCCCACGTGAGCGGTTCTCGTAGTTACGCACGGTTCAGCTTCCAGGCTTTCAAGTTCCTGCGGGCACACCCCTCTGTGTACTTGCAGTGCAAGGTCCTAATCTGTCCTGCCAACGACTACAACTCCCGCTGTCGCCAGGGTTGCCGCACCCGCAAGACTCGAAGCCTGGGCTCTCAGCACCAGACGGCCACCATGGTGCTGGGGCCTATCACGCTGGAAGGTTAA
- the LOC105900815 gene encoding deleted in malignant brain tumors 1 protein isoform X2, which translates to MAHFGNGSGQIWLDDVSCTGHESSLSQCRHYGYGNHNCGHHEDAGVVCQADHTSCRHNCGYNVGSCSCTSSCQRYGNCCPDYNDYCSTTTSPDISETTTGHTSCRYNCGYNFGSCSCTSSCQRYGNCCHDYNDYCYSTSTAEPATTNVNPQCGGYLSGSGSFSSPYYPNYYHDNAHCVWRLSAPSGQRILLTFADLELERCCDCDYITVYDGPSVYYSQLGQLCYNSSLDTFHSSSSDMTVVFRSDREGVSRGFRAEFISSLPTDKGRVECSSDNMNIVISRSFLSSQGYSGHDLYINDEHCRPTINNYQVVFNFPLNRCGTVREFERGRVIYQNAVRGHGSSSGEITRQSGFKLSVACHMEKDSVSQIMYEAFEGIDFNITGTGRFNTTMAFFTSGSFYQQIYESPYKVSLNEYMYVQVSLRRDDSSLVLFLDTCVASPNPHDYADYRAYYLLVNGCPRDNTFSSHVSGSRSYARFSFQAFKFLRAHPSVYLQCKVLICPANDYNSRCRQGCRTRKTRSLGSQHQTATMVLGPITLEG; encoded by the exons ATGGCTCATTTTGGAAACGGCAGTGGACAGATCTGGCTGGATGATGTCAGCTGCACTGGCCATGagtcgtctctctctcagtgcagaCATTATGGCTATGGCAACCATAACTGTGGCCACCATGAAGATGCTGGGGTAGTCTGTCAAG CCGACCATACCTCCTGTAGGCACAACTGTGGCTACAACGTTGGCAGCTGCTCCTGCACAAGTTCCTGTCAACGCTATGGAAACTGCTGTCCTGACTACAACG actactgcagcacaacaacaagTCCTGACATCAGCGAGACAACAA CCGGCCATACCTCCTGTAGGTACAACTGTGGCTACAACTTTGGTAGCTGCTCCTGCACAAGTTCCTGTCAACGCTATGGAAACTGCTGTCATGACTACAACG aTTACTGCTACAGTACATCAACAGCAGAACCAGCCACAACAA ATGTTAATCCACAATGTGGAGGGTACCTTAGTGGTTCTGGATCTTTCTCCAGCCCCTACTATCCCAACTACTATCATGACAATGCCcactgtgtgtggaggctgtcCGCTCCCTCTGGGCAGAGGATCCTCCTGACATTTGCAGacctgga GCTGGAGCgctgctgtgactgtgactaCATCACCGTGTATGACGGCCCCTCGGTATACTACAGTCAGCTGGGTCAGCTCTGCTACAACTCCTCTCTGGATAccttccactcctcctccagcgACATGACCGTGGTCTTCCGTAGTGATCGTGAAGGAGTGAGTCGTGGTTTCCGGGCAGAATTCATTAGCTCCCTGCCAACTGATAAAG GCAGGGTTGAGTGTTCCTCAGACAACATGAACATTGTCATTTCAAGATCTTTCCTGAGCTCTCAGGGATACAGTGGTCATGATCTTTATATCAATGATGAGCACTGTCGGCCAACTATCAACAATTACCAGGTGGTGTTTAACTTCCCTCTCAACCGCTGCGGAACTGTGAGAGAG TTTGAAAGGGGTCGGGTCATTTATCAGAATGCCGTGCGGGGACATGGATCCAGTTCTGGGGAGATCACACGTCAGTCAGGGTTCAAGTTGTCTGTTGCCTGCCACATGGAAAAAGACTCTGTTTCACAGATAATGTATGAGGCATTCGAGGGAATTGACTTTAACATCACTGGAACTGGGCGTTTCAACACCACCATGGCTTTCTTCACCTCCGGAAGTTTCTACCAGCAAATCTATGAGAGTCCCTACAAAGTCTCTCTTAATGAGTACATGTATGTTCAAGTAAGCCTAAGGAGAGATGACAGCAGCCTCGTCCTCTTCCTGGACACATGTGTGGCCTCACCAAACCCACATGACTATGCTGACTACCGCGCCTATTATCTACTGGTCAATGG GTGTCCGAGAGACAACACATTCTCCTCCCACGTGAGCGGTTCTCGTAGTTACGCACGGTTCAGCTTCCAGGCTTTCAAGTTCCTGCGGGCACACCCCTCTGTGTACTTGCAGTGCAAGGTCCTAATCTGTCCTGCCAACGACTACAACTCCCGCTGTCGCCAGGGTTGCCGCACCCGCAAGACTCGAAGCCTGGGCTCTCAGCACCAGACGGCCACCATGGTGCTGGGGCCTATCACGCTGGAAGGTTAA